In Pseudomonas fluorescens, the following are encoded in one genomic region:
- a CDS encoding enoyl-CoA hydratase-related protein, producing MSTVLRERQGAVLLVTLNRPEALNAFNAELHLELCDAWHEAGDSQVRAVVLTGSGRGFCAGADLNAPPASGALGHSTLRHALNANTLAMAALDKPVIAAVNGAAAGAGLSLACAADIRIASSDARFVPAFVDIGLVPDAGGSWFITRLLGYARAFSWLASNRRLSAEEAREWGLVSEMLAPERLLGHALEMAEQLATKPGLAVGLTKRLLAQAARNSLAEQLEAEVTLQNLAVLDPDRARARAAMLEKLGRRSIP from the coding sequence ATGAGCACTGTCTTGCGCGAACGCCAGGGCGCGGTGCTGCTGGTGACACTCAACCGCCCTGAGGCGCTGAACGCGTTCAATGCCGAGCTGCACCTCGAGCTCTGCGATGCCTGGCACGAGGCCGGTGATTCGCAGGTTCGCGCAGTGGTGCTGACCGGTTCCGGACGCGGCTTCTGCGCGGGTGCCGACCTCAACGCGCCACCCGCCTCCGGGGCACTGGGCCATAGCACGCTGCGCCACGCACTGAATGCGAACACCCTGGCAATGGCCGCGCTGGACAAGCCTGTCATCGCAGCCGTCAACGGCGCCGCAGCGGGTGCCGGACTCTCGCTGGCTTGCGCCGCCGATATCCGGATCGCGTCCAGCGACGCCAGGTTCGTACCGGCGTTCGTCGACATAGGGCTGGTCCCGGATGCCGGTGGCAGCTGGTTCATCACCCGGCTGCTGGGTTACGCCCGGGCCTTTTCCTGGTTGGCCAGCAATCGCCGGCTGAGCGCCGAAGAGGCCCGCGAGTGGGGCCTGGTGAGCGAGATGCTGGCCCCGGAACGGCTGCTGGGACACGCGCTGGAGATGGCCGAGCAACTGGCCACCAAGCCCGGACTCGCCGTGGGGCTGACCAAGCGCCTCCTGGCCCAGGCCGCACGCAACAGCCTGGCCGAGCAACTGGAGGCCGAAGTCACGCTGCAGAACCTTGCAGTCCTTGATCCCGATCGGGCGCGGGCCCGCGCGGCGATGCTGGAAAAACTCGGGCGCCGCTCAATCCCATAG
- a CDS encoding acetyl-CoA acetyltransferase has product MTHHDLRGAAAIVGVAESDLGDVGPQRYPIELAAQAAVHALNDAGLRTRDVDGLFGCVAGRFMSNLDLGEYLGIRPRYSDSGNIGGSSFLSYLFHAAAALKAGLCDTALIVYGSTPRADAQRRQPLTGPLEMPSYEAPYKPRHPVSGYALATARHMHQYGTTREQLAAVAVAARAWAQLNPVAFCHDKGPLGITDVLDSKMVCSPLSIRDCCLVTDGGGALVVTRADRARDLPRPPVYLLGAGEAHSHRSISQMPDLTTTCAVESCARAYAMAGVRPADIGVLQLYDAFTINTIMFLEDLGFCAKGEGGAFVADGRIAPGGVLPVNTNGGGLSYCHPGMYGIFALIEATRQLRGEAGARQQAGVELALAHGNGGQFSSQVTAILGTGAAL; this is encoded by the coding sequence ATGACTCACCATGATCTGCGCGGCGCTGCCGCTATCGTCGGGGTCGCCGAATCGGACCTGGGTGACGTCGGGCCACAGCGCTACCCCATCGAACTGGCCGCCCAGGCGGCGGTTCACGCGCTGAATGACGCGGGCCTGCGCACCCGGGACGTCGATGGCCTGTTCGGCTGTGTCGCCGGCCGTTTCATGTCGAACCTGGACCTGGGTGAATACCTGGGTATCCGCCCCCGTTACAGCGATAGCGGCAATATCGGTGGCAGCTCGTTCCTGTCCTACCTGTTCCACGCGGCGGCGGCCCTCAAGGCCGGGCTCTGCGACACGGCGTTGATCGTCTATGGCAGTACTCCGCGCGCGGATGCCCAACGCCGGCAGCCGCTGACCGGGCCACTGGAGATGCCGAGCTACGAAGCTCCCTACAAGCCGCGCCACCCGGTGTCCGGCTACGCCCTGGCCACCGCCCGGCACATGCATCAGTACGGCACGACCCGCGAGCAGTTGGCCGCGGTGGCCGTCGCCGCACGCGCCTGGGCACAACTCAACCCCGTCGCCTTCTGCCATGACAAAGGGCCGCTCGGCATTACCGACGTGCTGGACAGCAAAATGGTCTGCAGCCCGCTCAGCATCCGCGATTGCTGCCTGGTCACCGATGGCGGCGGCGCCCTGGTGGTTACCCGTGCCGATCGCGCACGTGACCTGCCAAGGCCGCCGGTCTACCTGCTCGGCGCGGGCGAAGCGCACTCGCACCGCAGCATTTCCCAGATGCCTGATCTGACCACCACCTGTGCAGTCGAGTCCTGCGCCAGAGCCTACGCCATGGCCGGGGTCAGACCGGCGGACATCGGCGTGCTACAGCTCTACGACGCCTTCACCATCAACACCATCATGTTCCTGGAGGACTTGGGCTTCTGCGCCAAGGGCGAAGGCGGTGCCTTCGTCGCCGATGGCCGCATCGCCCCGGGAGGCGTACTGCCGGTCAACACCAACGGCGGCGGCCTGTCCTACTGCCATCCGGGCATGTACGGCATCTTCGCCCTCATCGAAGCCACGCGGCAGCTGCGCGGTGAGGCCGGAGCACGGCAGCAGGCCGGCGTGGAGCTGGCGCTGGCCCACGGCAACGGCGGTCAGTTCTCCAGCCAGGTCACCGCCATCCTCGGCACGGGAGCAGCGCTATGA